The window ACGACACCCTGCAGCCGCGCCGCGAGCTGGTCGCGGGCCGGTGAGGGCTCCGCGGTGGCCCGCTGCACAAGGATGGCCTCGGAGACACAGATCGCGTCGCCGAAGGCCACCAGGTTGTGCTGGCGCAGCGTGCGGCCCGAGCCGACCACGTCGGCGACCGCGTCGGCCAGGCCGAGCTGGATGGAGATCTCGACCGCCCCGTCGAGGCGGATGACGTCGGCGGTCACGCCGTGTCGGGCGAGGTCGTCGGTGACCAGGTTCGGGTAGGACGTGGCCAGCCGCTTGCCGTCGAGGTCGCCGATTTTCCAGTCGCGGCCCGCGGGCGCGGCGTAGCGGAAGGTGGAGCCGCCGAAGCCGAGCGCGAGCTTCTCCTCGACCGGCGCGCGGGAGTCGAGCGACAGGTCGCGGCCGGTGATGCCGAGGTCGAGCTCGCCGGACCCGACGTAGATCGCGATGTCCTTCGGCCGGAGGAAGAAGAACTCCACCTCGTTGGCCGGGTCGATGACCGTCAGGTCACGGGACTCGTGGCGCTGCCGGTAGCCGGCTTCGGTGAGCATCTCGGACGCGGCGACAGCCAGCGCCCCTTTGTTCGGTACTGCGACGCGCAGCATGGGGGAACTCC is drawn from Actinokineospora alba and contains these coding sequences:
- the hisG gene encoding ATP phosphoribosyltransferase, producing MLRVAVPNKGALAVAASEMLTEAGYRQRHESRDLTVIDPANEVEFFFLRPKDIAIYVGSGELDLGITGRDLSLDSRAPVEEKLALGFGGSTFRYAAPAGRDWKIGDLDGKRLATSYPNLVTDDLARHGVTADVIRLDGAVEISIQLGLADAVADVVGSGRTLRQHNLVAFGDAICVSEAILVQRATAEPSPARDQLAARLQGVVFAQQYMMLDYDCHQSLLKAAIEITPGLESPTVAPLASADWVAVRAMVPRKEVNAIMDRLAALGAKAVLASDIRACRL